A region of Pyxidicoccus parkwaysis DNA encodes the following proteins:
- a CDS encoding heparan-alpha-glucosaminide N-acetyltransferase domain-containing protein: MTSNDARPVSVSQDRVRAIDWLRGIAVLFMVQTHSLALLTPELRKTVWVGRLLKVDGLVAPAFIFAAGFATALLMVRSAAAGVLRERVRRNLRRIGEVLVVATLVNWAWFPLLKEPVWIFRMDILQCVGVCLLIVLPVAAMLASRPRALAVVTFVLAMATFAVAPLGELVQGPLATLTNKSSFAPFPLLPWLGFAWLGALSGTMAGAWGRSGLVKVLVGLVVLGFVGMLAADFLYSLYPPHRFYVANPSNSAVRFAWVCTVLLVLLWLEGRVPAGTAPSRVRRFVEVFGTSSLSAYFFHEMLLFYRTFGVFSFQRFWGDKSDWPQYWLLLAALIGLTYLLCIATDRVERVVRPALRGWMGRLGQRVRPST; the protein is encoded by the coding sequence TTGACGTCGAACGACGCCCGCCCTGTCTCCGTCTCCCAGGACCGCGTGCGCGCCATCGACTGGCTGCGCGGCATCGCGGTGCTGTTCATGGTTCAGACCCACTCGCTCGCGCTGCTCACGCCGGAGCTGCGCAAGACGGTCTGGGTGGGGCGCCTGTTGAAGGTGGATGGGCTGGTGGCGCCCGCGTTCATCTTTGCCGCGGGCTTCGCGACGGCGCTGCTCATGGTGCGCAGCGCGGCCGCGGGCGTCCTGCGCGAGCGCGTGCGCCGCAACCTCCGTCGCATCGGTGAAGTGCTCGTCGTGGCCACGCTGGTCAACTGGGCGTGGTTCCCGCTGCTGAAGGAGCCGGTGTGGATTTTCCGGATGGACATCCTCCAGTGCGTGGGCGTGTGCCTGCTCATCGTGCTGCCGGTGGCCGCGATGCTGGCCTCTCGCCCGCGCGCGCTGGCGGTGGTGACGTTCGTGCTCGCGATGGCCACGTTCGCGGTGGCTCCGCTCGGTGAGTTGGTGCAGGGGCCGTTGGCGACGCTGACGAACAAGTCCTCCTTCGCGCCCTTCCCCCTGCTTCCCTGGCTGGGCTTCGCGTGGCTCGGCGCGCTCTCCGGCACGATGGCCGGTGCGTGGGGCCGCTCGGGACTCGTGAAGGTGCTGGTGGGGCTGGTCGTGCTGGGCTTCGTGGGGATGCTGGCGGCGGACTTCCTCTACAGCCTGTATCCGCCGCACCGGTTCTACGTGGCGAATCCGTCGAATTCGGCGGTGCGCTTCGCGTGGGTGTGCACGGTGCTGCTGGTGCTGCTGTGGCTGGAGGGGCGTGTGCCGGCGGGCACGGCGCCGTCACGGGTGCGGCGCTTCGTGGAGGTGTTCGGCACCTCGTCACTGTCCGCGTACTTCTTCCACGAGATGCTGCTGTTCTACCGGACGTTCGGCGTCTTCTCGTTCCAGCGCTTCTGGGGAGACAAGAGCGACTGGCCCCAGTACTGGCTGCTGCTCGCCGCGCTCATCGGGCTGACGTACCTGCTCTGTATCGCCACGGACCGCGTGGAGCGCGTGGTGCGGCCCGCGCTGCGCGGGTGGATGGGCAGGCTGGGGCAGCGCGTCCGGCCCTCTACGTGA
- a CDS encoding serine/threonine-protein kinase — MTKPPVTEELAPPGSEGVTEPVGPPVRWSSQERPTTARDNPAASQPMDIGLLLERGTRVERYVILKPVGQGGIGVVYAAYDPELDRKVALKLLRPDKAQSGLMTEAAGLLREAQAMARVSHPNVIAVHDVGTVGGGVFIAMEFIQGQNLHEWVRQQPHLTQQQVLRVFLQAGQGLVAAHQVGLVHRDFKPANVLLGNNDRVCVTDFGLARLSPLPHEEGIALPDEETLVQVGGQQQLATPLTQAGLVKGTPHFMPPEQYLGSGVDSRSDQFSFCASLCWALYRKHAVTPRLMVEAATQAVRRQGEAPPGTEAWRLLPRDSVSLPPADDRVSARVRSVLSRGMSLHPDDRFPSMAALLEALAPEQRRGQRRGALAAVGLVAAAAVGTGLYVHHQSQLCAGADALVGSVWGPTERQKLEAAFSATGKPFATESAHGVTRLLDAYASRWARLHTEACEATRVRGEQTEALLSLRMVCLERRRKSLDALVDLFTGADGKVVERSVDAASALPGLEECRDIESLSEQPALPDDPLRRAAIEQLGEQLARIRALLDAGRYAQGLELARKLEPQAALTAYLPVQAELSYLLAWLLHQQGEPEESLRQFERALQTAEASHADRQRLEMLTRFTYALANNGHTDDARRWGEMARGVLERVGTEPPSAIDLNVNLGYAALFGGRYKEAWESFSKARALEGALALEDPRRAKVSHALGLAALRLGDLPKAIVMLSESLKRTEELKGPKHPEVAIRQSMLATAYRESGEPEKALEHAQAALAVRRAALGAEHPSTADDLDELGECFLQLKRYDEALTSFREAEALKRRVLGAEHPDLSYSLDGVGKTLLAQGLPSEAIGPLRQALSFENTDAEALAETGFTLAQALWATGREWEPAREEARRARERYTALGKQRQVAEISAWLDARKERAAPHGSGPR, encoded by the coding sequence ATGACGAAACCTCCGGTCACCGAAGAGCTTGCCCCTCCTGGCTCGGAGGGCGTGACGGAACCTGTCGGTCCGCCGGTCCGGTGGAGCAGCCAGGAGCGGCCCACCACTGCTCGCGACAACCCAGCCGCATCGCAGCCCATGGACATCGGGCTCCTGCTGGAGCGCGGCACCCGTGTCGAGCGCTACGTCATCCTCAAGCCCGTGGGGCAAGGCGGCATTGGCGTGGTCTACGCCGCCTATGACCCGGAGCTGGACCGCAAGGTGGCCCTCAAGCTGCTGCGCCCGGACAAGGCCCAGTCCGGCCTCATGACCGAGGCGGCCGGACTGCTGCGCGAGGCCCAGGCCATGGCCCGCGTCTCCCATCCCAACGTCATCGCCGTGCACGACGTGGGGACGGTGGGCGGAGGCGTCTTCATCGCCATGGAGTTCATCCAGGGCCAGAACCTCCACGAGTGGGTCCGCCAGCAGCCCCACCTCACGCAGCAGCAGGTGCTGCGCGTGTTCCTCCAGGCCGGGCAGGGACTCGTCGCGGCGCATCAGGTGGGGCTGGTCCACCGGGACTTCAAGCCCGCCAACGTGCTCCTCGGCAACAACGACCGCGTCTGCGTGACGGACTTCGGGCTGGCTCGGCTCTCTCCCCTGCCTCACGAGGAAGGGATTGCGCTCCCCGACGAAGAGACGCTGGTCCAGGTGGGCGGTCAGCAGCAGCTCGCCACGCCGCTGACACAGGCGGGGCTCGTGAAGGGCACGCCCCACTTCATGCCGCCCGAGCAGTACCTGGGCAGCGGCGTGGACTCACGCTCGGACCAGTTCAGCTTCTGCGCCTCGCTGTGCTGGGCGCTGTACCGCAAGCACGCCGTGACGCCCCGCCTCATGGTCGAGGCGGCCACGCAGGCGGTGCGGCGCCAGGGCGAGGCGCCTCCCGGCACGGAGGCCTGGCGGCTGCTGCCTCGTGATTCCGTGTCGCTGCCTCCCGCGGATGACCGCGTCTCCGCTCGGGTGCGGAGCGTGCTGTCGCGGGGCATGTCCCTGCACCCGGACGACCGCTTCCCTTCCATGGCGGCGCTGCTGGAGGCGCTCGCACCGGAGCAGCGACGCGGACAACGCCGTGGAGCACTCGCGGCCGTGGGCCTGGTGGCTGCGGCCGCGGTTGGCACCGGCCTTTACGTCCACCACCAGAGCCAGTTGTGCGCGGGGGCTGATGCCCTCGTGGGTTCCGTCTGGGGGCCCACGGAGCGGCAGAAGTTGGAGGCCGCCTTCAGCGCCACGGGCAAGCCCTTCGCCACGGAGAGCGCTCACGGAGTGACGCGGCTGCTGGATGCCTATGCCAGCCGGTGGGCCCGCCTGCACACCGAGGCCTGCGAGGCCACCCGCGTGCGCGGCGAGCAGACGGAGGCGCTGCTGTCGTTGCGCATGGTGTGCCTGGAGCGCCGGCGCAAGAGCCTGGACGCGCTGGTGGACCTGTTCACCGGAGCGGATGGCAAGGTGGTGGAGCGCTCCGTGGATGCCGCCTCCGCGCTCCCGGGGCTCGAGGAGTGCCGCGACATCGAGTCCCTGTCCGAGCAGCCCGCCCTGCCTGACGACCCGTTGCGCCGCGCCGCCATCGAGCAACTCGGTGAGCAGCTCGCTCGGATTCGCGCGCTGCTCGATGCGGGCCGCTACGCGCAGGGGCTGGAGCTGGCGCGGAAGCTGGAGCCCCAGGCGGCGCTCACCGCGTATCTCCCCGTCCAGGCGGAGCTGAGCTACCTGCTGGCGTGGCTGCTTCATCAGCAGGGCGAGCCGGAGGAGAGCCTGCGCCAGTTCGAGCGCGCCCTGCAGACGGCAGAGGCGAGCCATGCGGACCGGCAGCGCCTGGAGATGCTCACCCGCTTCACCTACGCGCTGGCCAACAACGGCCACACGGATGATGCGCGCCGGTGGGGCGAGATGGCGCGCGGCGTTCTCGAGCGCGTGGGCACCGAGCCGCCCTCGGCCATCGACCTGAACGTGAACCTCGGCTACGCGGCCCTCTTCGGTGGGCGATACAAAGAGGCCTGGGAGTCCTTCTCCAAGGCCCGCGCGTTGGAAGGGGCGCTCGCGCTGGAGGACCCGCGACGGGCCAAGGTGAGCCACGCACTGGGCCTGGCGGCGCTGCGCCTGGGAGACCTTCCCAAGGCCATCGTGATGCTCAGCGAGTCGCTGAAGCGCACGGAGGAGCTCAAGGGACCGAAGCACCCCGAGGTCGCCATCCGCCAGAGCATGCTGGCCACGGCATACCGGGAGAGCGGCGAGCCCGAGAAGGCGCTGGAACATGCCCAGGCGGCGCTCGCGGTACGCCGGGCCGCGCTGGGAGCAGAGCACCCTTCCACGGCGGACGACCTGGATGAGCTGGGGGAGTGCTTCCTCCAGTTGAAGCGGTACGACGAGGCCCTGACGTCCTTCCGCGAGGCCGAAGCACTCAAGCGGCGCGTGCTCGGCGCAGAGCACCCAGACCTCTCCTATTCGCTGGACGGCGTGGGCAAGACGCTCTTGGCGCAGGGCCTGCCCTCCGAGGCCATCGGGCCCCTGCGGCAGGCGCTCTCCTTCGAGAACACGGACGCGGAGGCACTTGCAGAGACGGGCTTCACCCTGGCCCAGGCGCTGTGGGCCACGGGCCGTGAGTGGGAGCCGGCGCGCGAGGAGGCACGGCGGGCTCGGGAGCGCTACACGGCGCTGGGCAAGCAGCGTCAGGTGGCGGAGATCTCAGCCTGGCTCGATGCCCGGAAGGAGCGCGCCGCGCCCCATGGCTCTGGGCCACGGTGA